The proteins below are encoded in one region of Maribacter aestuarii:
- the metG gene encoding methionine--tRNA ligase, whose protein sequence is MSTKIEVPNRYTITAALPYTNGPIHIGHLAGVYVPADIYARYLRLVGKDVAFVCGSDEHGVAISMKAKKEGITPKDVIDKYHGIIKQSFIDFGITFDNYSRTSAPVHHKTASDFFIKLYENGDFIEETTAQLYDEDAQQFLADRFVIGTCPKCGNEEAYGDQCENCGSSLNATDLINPKSTITGSIPTTKETKHWFLPLDRYENFLREWILEGHKNDWKSNVYGQCKSWIDGGLEPRAVTRDLDWGIPVPVKGGEGKVLYVWFDAPIGYISSTKEWAEREEKDWEPYWKSNDTKLVHFIGKDNIVFHCIIFPAILKAHGDFILPDNVPANEFLNLEGNKLSTSKNWAVWLHEYLEEFPNMQDVLRYTLTANAPETKDNDFTWKDFQARNNNELVAILGNFINRVVVLTHKYYGGIVPSPNSLTNVDSETLTALKNFPEIISSSIERYRFREAGQELMNLARLGNKYLADEEPWKVVKEDEERVKTIMFVALQIATGLAVLSEPFLPFTSSKLKDILNVSSSDSTLENRIENKWQDVSQKETLLPSGHQINEASLLFRKIEDSEIQAQLDKLAATKKDNAKMDVSLEPQKDTISFDDFTKLDMRVGTIVEAEKMAKTKKLLVLKVDTGLDKRTIVSGIAESFSPEEVIGKKVTVLINLAPRALRGVESEGMILMTENTDGKLVFVNPDEEDVDNGNTIS, encoded by the coding sequence ATGTCTACCAAAATAGAAGTTCCTAACCGGTATACCATTACAGCCGCATTACCTTATACAAATGGTCCTATACACATTGGTCACTTGGCCGGGGTGTACGTACCGGCAGATATATATGCACGCTATTTAAGATTGGTAGGTAAGGACGTCGCCTTTGTGTGCGGAAGCGATGAGCACGGTGTGGCTATTTCAATGAAGGCCAAGAAAGAAGGCATTACGCCCAAGGATGTCATTGATAAGTATCACGGAATTATTAAGCAGTCTTTTATTGATTTTGGAATCACTTTTGATAATTATTCAAGAACGTCTGCTCCCGTACACCATAAGACCGCATCGGACTTTTTTATTAAACTATATGAGAATGGTGACTTCATTGAAGAAACCACTGCGCAATTATATGACGAGGATGCCCAACAGTTTTTGGCCGATCGCTTTGTCATCGGAACCTGCCCCAAATGTGGAAATGAGGAAGCCTACGGCGACCAATGTGAAAATTGTGGGTCCTCGTTAAATGCTACCGACCTCATAAATCCTAAATCTACCATAACCGGAAGTATCCCAACCACCAAAGAGACTAAACATTGGTTCTTACCCTTAGACCGTTATGAAAATTTTCTACGGGAATGGATATTAGAAGGGCATAAAAACGATTGGAAATCCAACGTTTATGGGCAATGCAAATCTTGGATAGACGGCGGGCTGGAACCAAGGGCGGTTACTAGAGATTTGGATTGGGGTATTCCAGTACCTGTTAAGGGAGGGGAAGGCAAAGTACTTTACGTATGGTTTGATGCTCCCATCGGTTATATTTCTTCCACAAAAGAATGGGCCGAACGTGAAGAAAAAGATTGGGAACCCTATTGGAAATCAAATGATACTAAGCTCGTACACTTTATAGGCAAGGATAATATCGTTTTTCACTGTATTATTTTTCCGGCAATCTTAAAAGCCCATGGAGATTTTATACTTCCGGACAACGTACCTGCCAATGAATTTTTGAATTTGGAAGGCAACAAATTGTCGACCTCCAAAAACTGGGCGGTCTGGCTCCATGAATACTTGGAGGAATTTCCAAATATGCAGGACGTACTTCGTTATACCTTAACCGCAAATGCTCCAGAAACAAAGGATAACGATTTTACCTGGAAAGATTTTCAAGCAAGAAACAATAACGAGTTGGTTGCCATCTTAGGAAATTTCATCAATCGCGTGGTGGTATTGACACATAAGTATTATGGTGGAATAGTTCCTAGTCCCAATAGTCTAACAAACGTTGACTCGGAAACCTTGACGGCCCTTAAAAACTTCCCAGAAATCATTTCGAGTTCTATAGAGCGTTACCGTTTTAGGGAAGCAGGACAGGAATTGATGAATCTTGCCCGCTTGGGGAACAAGTATTTGGCGGATGAAGAGCCCTGGAAAGTCGTTAAAGAAGATGAGGAACGGGTAAAGACAATCATGTTCGTTGCTTTACAGATTGCCACTGGCTTAGCGGTATTGAGCGAACCCTTTTTACCTTTTACTTCAAGCAAACTAAAAGATATCTTAAATGTCAGTTCGAGTGATTCGACCTTGGAGAATCGTATCGAGAACAAATGGCAAGATGTTTCTCAAAAAGAGACCCTGCTCCCTTCCGGACATCAAATTAACGAAGCGTCACTACTTTTCAGAAAAATAGAAGACTCGGAAATTCAAGCACAATTGGATAAACTTGCAGCCACAAAAAAAGACAACGCAAAAATGGACGTATCTCTGGAACCACAAAAAGACACCATAAGTTTTGATGATTTTACTAAATTGGATATGCGGGTCGGAACCATCGTAGAAGCCGAGAAAATGGCCAAGACCAAGAAATTATTGGTCCTCAAAGTGGACACCGGGCTTGATAAAAGAACTATAGTTTCAGGTATCGCAGAGAGTTTTAGTCCAGAAGAAGTCATTGGTAAAAAAGTTACTGTCTTAATTAACTTGGCACCTCGTGCACTTAGGGGTGTAGAAAGCGAAGGCATGATTTTGATGACCGAGAACACAGACGGAAAATTAGTCTTCGTTAATCCCGATGAGGAAGATGTTGATAACGGAAATACAATTAGTTAA
- a CDS encoding DUF1501 domain-containing protein: MCDINHNSPHKGLQHDGHDHEHQYWSRRSFLQALGIAGSGSMMLGANMLTASAPSPLSAGIAAAETDNILILIRLSGGNDGLSTVIPIEQYDSYANARPNIYIPESKVLKLTDEFGVPSYMSALEPMWGEGQFKAVHGVGYEGQSLSHFTGSDIFANTDLATTGFSGLNTGWMGRHFENIYPDYLVNPPAAPAAIQIGQFGSLVFQGEETNYAFVTSNINQLEEIAESGVVYGLDDSLFNDCMYGDQLKFLRGVANTTYEYSGLIHEAYERGDALGCGVEYQDNGFARQLSVISKLIKGNLGTKVYMISMGGFDTHGNQPLAHERLMSNLSIGINSFYEDLACTQQDNQVLSMTFSEFGRRIFENGSNGTDHGKAAPTLFFGSGLNGSAFVGDHPTLDNPDGRGNLEYTMDFRDLYATVLAEWLCVDIPLVEQHLLDHPYAPVNLGFNCSGVDFPDIVYSDGDVTPPTPPDGEGMDPAPFDPDLLNAIVHKPFYPTDSTPHIYLEMPFTAQVDIQLYNILGQNVGTVFNEMMLEGSTEINIRERMPKHLSTGKYIYRISVQNQKMSKSVMVA; encoded by the coding sequence ATGTGCGATATAAATCACAATTCTCCTCATAAAGGCCTTCAACACGATGGTCACGATCACGAACACCAATATTGGAGCCGTCGTTCCTTTTTACAGGCATTGGGTATAGCCGGTTCTGGCTCTATGATGTTGGGCGCCAATATGCTCACGGCCTCTGCCCCTTCCCCATTATCTGCGGGTATTGCGGCAGCTGAAACCGATAATATTTTGATATTGATACGCTTATCCGGAGGTAACGACGGTCTAAGTACGGTAATCCCTATTGAGCAATACGATAGTTATGCCAATGCAAGACCTAATATCTATATTCCGGAAAGTAAAGTCTTAAAACTTACCGATGAATTTGGAGTTCCTTCCTACATGAGTGCTTTAGAACCCATGTGGGGAGAAGGTCAGTTCAAAGCTGTGCACGGGGTTGGATATGAAGGTCAAAGTCTTTCCCATTTTACGGGGTCAGATATCTTCGCAAACACCGATTTGGCTACGACCGGCTTTAGTGGTTTGAATACAGGCTGGATGGGTAGGCATTTTGAAAACATCTATCCAGATTACTTAGTCAATCCACCAGCGGCCCCTGCGGCCATTCAAATTGGTCAGTTTGGTAGTTTAGTGTTTCAGGGAGAGGAGACCAATTATGCTTTCGTGACTTCTAATATCAATCAATTGGAAGAAATTGCCGAATCCGGAGTTGTATACGGTTTGGACGATTCTCTTTTTAACGATTGTATGTACGGTGACCAATTGAAATTTTTAAGAGGAGTTGCCAACACGACCTATGAATATTCCGGCTTGATTCATGAAGCATACGAACGCGGTGACGCATTAGGATGTGGTGTAGAGTATCAAGATAACGGCTTTGCAAGACAACTATCCGTCATTTCCAAGCTTATAAAAGGAAATTTAGGGACCAAGGTCTACATGATTTCCATGGGTGGTTTTGATACACATGGTAACCAACCTCTGGCCCATGAGCGACTTATGTCCAATCTATCCATAGGTATCAATAGTTTTTATGAGGATTTGGCCTGTACACAACAGGATAATCAGGTTTTGAGTATGACTTTTTCCGAGTTCGGTAGAAGAATATTTGAAAACGGTTCCAATGGTACCGATCACGGTAAAGCGGCACCCACCCTATTCTTTGGTTCTGGACTAAACGGAAGTGCCTTCGTTGGAGATCACCCAACTTTGGACAACCCGGATGGTCGTGGAAACCTGGAATATACCATGGATTTTAGAGATTTGTACGCAACCGTCCTTGCAGAATGGTTGTGCGTAGATATACCCCTAGTGGAACAACATTTGTTGGATCACCCTTACGCCCCTGTAAATCTTGGATTTAACTGTAGTGGTGTTGACTTTCCGGACATTGTTTACAGTGATGGAGATGTCACCCCACCAACACCACCAGACGGCGAAGGGATGGATCCAGCGCCATTTGACCCAGATTTACTGAATGCTATAGTTCACAAACCGTTCTATCCTACGGATAGTACACCCCACATTTACTTGGAAATGCCGTTCACGGCCCAAGTAGACATCCAATTATATAACATTCTTGGACAAAATGTGGGCACCGTCTTTAACGAGATGATGCTAGAGGGCTCCACAGAAATAAACATACGAGAGCGCATGCCCAAGCACCTATCTACTGGCAAGTACATTTATCGTATAAGTGTACAGAATCAGAAAATGAGTAAGTCAGTTATGGTAGCTTAA
- a CDS encoding DUF1800 domain-containing protein produces MEYFINCNTSTLAPYNAPLDQLRASHLYRRLGFSASVDTINQAVGQNAGTLVDALVDQAINMPPLAAPTWADWTNANYPADDDARRQLRNQQQSEFRLAYANGLLNNNLRDRLSFFWSNHFVTELDVYDCNSFLYYYINCLQRNAIGNFRDFTSEIGLTSAMLYYLDGVFNNGNNPNENYARELYELFTLGEGNGYTEEDVIETARALTGYVERGEVGCTPVTFRADRHDAGTKTILGQTGNWGYDDVITILFQQRPNEIAEFICRKLYEFFVHPDSKDEANNAQVIIDGLAATFLANDFEIAPVLRQLFKSEHFFDDEAIGVIIKSPMDFYFNTLKETSFAYTDTTVSEMLNYSRLLSQELFDPVDVAGWQRDRTWINTNFIIGRWLTIESMLEAFYQANNEQFRSLGLSISGNVGLTSNNPDEVSRLIIDFILPKGLLDDGEYQKAYDIFRSDVEDVYYEGGNQESWTLATWPAAPFQVYLLLQYLARQPEFQLK; encoded by the coding sequence ATGGAATATTTCATTAATTGTAATACTTCTACTCTTGCGCCTTATAATGCTCCACTAGATCAACTTAGAGCTTCGCATTTGTATAGAAGATTAGGATTTAGTGCATCCGTTGACACCATTAACCAGGCAGTTGGTCAGAATGCAGGTACGCTGGTTGATGCCTTGGTAGACCAAGCCATCAACATGCCTCCACTTGCGGCCCCTACTTGGGCTGACTGGACCAATGCCAACTATCCGGCAGACGATGATGCCCGAAGACAATTAAGAAACCAGCAACAGAGCGAGTTTCGACTGGCTTATGCCAATGGTTTATTAAACAACAACCTCCGAGATCGGTTAAGCTTCTTTTGGAGCAACCACTTCGTTACAGAATTGGATGTTTACGACTGTAATTCGTTCTTGTACTACTACATTAATTGTTTACAACGAAACGCCATCGGTAATTTCAGAGATTTTACCAGCGAAATTGGTTTGACCAGTGCAATGCTTTACTATTTGGATGGGGTATTCAATAATGGTAACAATCCAAACGAAAATTATGCTAGAGAACTCTACGAGCTTTTCACGCTGGGAGAAGGAAATGGTTATACGGAAGAGGATGTGATTGAAACCGCACGCGCGCTCACAGGTTATGTGGAACGTGGCGAAGTAGGTTGTACACCGGTAACGTTTAGGGCAGACCGACATGATGCCGGCACAAAGACCATTCTTGGTCAAACGGGGAACTGGGGTTACGATGATGTCATTACCATTTTGTTCCAGCAACGACCAAATGAAATTGCAGAATTTATCTGTAGGAAATTATACGAGTTTTTTGTTCACCCGGATTCAAAGGACGAAGCCAATAATGCACAGGTCATTATCGATGGTTTGGCAGCTACTTTTTTAGCCAATGACTTTGAAATAGCTCCTGTCCTAAGGCAATTGTTCAAGAGTGAACACTTTTTTGATGATGAGGCCATTGGGGTGATCATTAAAAGTCCAATGGACTTTTATTTTAATACGTTGAAGGAAACCAGCTTTGCCTACACGGATACTACCGTAAGCGAAATGCTGAACTATAGCAGATTACTGAGCCAGGAATTATTTGACCCGGTTGACGTTGCCGGTTGGCAACGCGATAGAACGTGGATCAATACGAACTTCATTATTGGCCGCTGGTTGACGATTGAAAGTATGTTGGAAGCATTTTATCAGGCAAACAACGAACAGTTCCGGTCTTTGGGCCTTTCTATCTCCGGAAATGTTGGACTCACCAGTAACAATCCTGATGAAGTTTCTAGACTAATCATTGATTTTATCCTACCCAAAGGTCTTTTGGACGATGGGGAATATCAAAAGGCTTACGACATCTTCAGAAGTGATGTCGAAGACGTATACTATGAAGGAGGAAATCAAGAATCATGGACCCTGGCTACATGGCCGGCAGCTCCCTTCCAAGTCTACTTACTACTACAATATTTGGCAAGACAACCTGAATTTCAACTAAAATAA
- a CDS encoding YraN family protein, which translates to MGKHNEFGKEGEQIAVDYLLKQGYKITYRNYRYLKAEIDIIAQKEKILAIVEVRSRSSNFIENIADTITPKKIKLLVMAADHYVTEANLDVEVRFDIITILKNKQSFEMEHLENAFFHF; encoded by the coding sequence ATGGGCAAACACAATGAATTTGGTAAGGAGGGTGAGCAAATTGCGGTGGATTATCTATTAAAACAGGGATATAAAATTACCTATAGGAATTATAGGTATTTAAAAGCAGAAATTGATATTATCGCACAAAAAGAGAAAATTTTGGCCATTGTTGAGGTACGTTCCCGTAGCTCTAACTTTATAGAAAATATTGCCGATACTATAACGCCCAAGAAAATAAAATTGTTGGTCATGGCTGCGGACCATTATGTGACCGAGGCAAATCTTGACGTTGAAGTCCGCTTCGATATTATTACTATTCTAAAGAACAAACAAAGTTTTGAAATGGAACATTTAGAAAATGCCTTCTTTCATTTCTGA
- a CDS encoding aspartate kinase, with protein sequence MKTISSIVEQYIRKKPFLQSALAQGIINLTSLSRIVKPEIEEELGKDIRNGAIVMALKRLSDDLEFRATHKIIKVLKNIGEITVRSSLTDYTFLASDDILVKQAKLLEEINNKQDVFYTSSRGVNEINIVISNVMDKTVEKLFKDERCTQKAEELSSITVKLPAENVSVPGIYYFIFQRLAWEGIVLYEVISTTNEFTILVNDDQVDIAFKTIKDLKTL encoded by the coding sequence ATGAAAACAATCTCATCCATTGTAGAGCAGTACATAAGAAAAAAACCATTTTTGCAAAGTGCTTTGGCGCAAGGTATCATCAACCTTACATCGTTGTCAAGAATAGTAAAACCGGAAATTGAAGAGGAACTGGGTAAGGACATCCGTAACGGGGCTATCGTTATGGCCTTGAAACGTCTTTCGGACGATTTGGAATTCCGCGCTACCCATAAGATTATAAAGGTTCTCAAAAATATTGGGGAAATTACCGTAAGGTCTTCGCTCACTGATTATACCTTTTTAGCATCGGACGATATTTTGGTAAAACAAGCTAAGCTGCTGGAAGAAATAAATAATAAACAAGATGTGTTCTATACATCTTCCCGTGGTGTTAACGAAATCAATATTGTCATCAGCAATGTTATGGACAAAACGGTCGAGAAGTTGTTCAAGGATGAAAGGTGTACTCAAAAGGCAGAAGAATTATCTTCAATTACCGTTAAACTGCCAGCCGAGAATGTATCGGTTCCGGGAATCTACTATTTCATATTTCAAAGATTGGCATGGGAGGGAATCGTACTTTATGAGGTTATCTCTACGACCAATGAATTCACCATTTTGGTCAACGATGATCAGGTAGATATCGCTTTTAAGACCATCAAAGATTTGAAGACGCTTTAA
- a CDS encoding TlpA family protein disulfide reductase — protein sequence MKKIFFLFLIFVMNIGFSQYSISGNLTPTKDFKWLIAYKLTPTGQNYIADTEVSEGYFNLKLPVTAQPGMYRLVYAVPQDEYFIDVIYNKKEDIEFNFDLDQGINFIKSEENLLYTNYLDEINSAQNELLDYYSTGRISQNEFNEITDQLRNVQNRYEAIAPESIAHQFISSNRNYVPESQVPLETLLQNKKSSYFEHLDVDNRILQSSGFLTDKITNYVFSALSPSISTKVELEKAINENIAVVHQKISSTPEEYKLAVFHKLWNMAQDNSLSTVGDLIYENYLKVLALENGNTTIIDEIETTSRLRLGTKSPEITWEKNGKTYSLSDLQGAENYVLVFWSSTCSHCLKEVPQLHKELENFKNVAVLGVGLEVDDIKWKKEVARLPNFEHAIALGKWESDYAKVFAIDKTPTYFILDSEKRFIAQPESDKELIEFLRKKE from the coding sequence TCTTCCTCTTCTTGATATTTGTGATGAACATTGGTTTTAGCCAATATTCCATTTCTGGAAATTTGACACCCACGAAGGATTTCAAATGGCTAATCGCTTATAAATTAACTCCAACAGGGCAAAACTATATAGCGGATACCGAGGTCAGCGAAGGTTATTTTAATTTAAAACTACCGGTTACAGCTCAACCAGGAATGTATCGGTTAGTCTATGCCGTTCCCCAAGATGAGTACTTTATCGATGTTATTTATAATAAAAAAGAGGATATCGAATTCAATTTCGATTTAGATCAGGGCATCAATTTTATCAAATCCGAGGAAAATTTGTTGTACACGAATTATTTAGATGAAATAAATAGTGCACAAAATGAATTGTTGGATTATTACTCGACCGGAAGAATATCTCAAAATGAATTCAATGAGATTACTGATCAGCTTAGGAATGTCCAAAACAGATATGAAGCTATTGCTCCGGAGTCTATTGCGCATCAATTCATAAGTTCAAACAGAAATTACGTTCCCGAAAGTCAGGTGCCCTTGGAAACTTTACTTCAAAACAAAAAATCGTCTTACTTTGAACATTTGGATGTGGACAATCGCATTTTACAGAGTTCGGGTTTTCTAACCGATAAAATTACGAACTACGTGTTTTCTGCTCTTTCACCGAGTATTTCTACCAAAGTTGAATTGGAAAAAGCGATTAATGAAAACATAGCGGTCGTACATCAAAAAATTTCATCTACACCTGAAGAATATAAACTAGCCGTTTTTCATAAACTCTGGAACATGGCACAAGATAATTCCCTCTCTACTGTAGGCGATTTGATTTATGAAAACTATTTGAAAGTCTTAGCCCTGGAAAACGGAAACACAACAATAATCGATGAGATAGAAACTACATCAAGATTACGGTTGGGCACTAAATCCCCTGAAATTACCTGGGAAAAAAATGGAAAAACCTATTCTTTGTCAGATTTGCAAGGAGCGGAAAATTATGTACTTGTATTTTGGAGCAGCACCTGCTCCCATTGTTTAAAAGAGGTTCCACAACTTCATAAAGAACTTGAAAATTTCAAGAATGTAGCGGTTTTAGGCGTTGGTTTAGAGGTTGATGACATCAAATGGAAAAAGGAAGTAGCCCGTTTACCGAACTTTGAACATGCCATTGCTCTTGGGAAATGGGAAAGCGATTACGCCAAGGTTTTCGCTATTGACAAAACACCTACATATTTTATCCTGGACTCGGAAAAAAGATTTATCGCACAACCAGAAAGTGATAAAGAGCTGATAGAATTTCTTAGAAAGAAGGAATAA